A portion of the Leptospira kanakyensis genome contains these proteins:
- a CDS encoding citrate synthase, with translation MSEKAILKVDGKEFELPILVGSEDEKAIDITKLRQLSGYVTIDSGYLNTGACTSDITFLDGEKGILRYRGIPIDDLAAKSTFTEVAYLLIYGKLPNDAQLKEWNTSITNHTMIHEDLKRLFNGFPKDGHPMAIMSCMMGCLSTYYQDSYDPMNEEHREISIIRLLAKFPTIAAYAYKKSIGQPIIHPLNELDYASNFMNMMFAVPAEDYHIDPEIVSALNLLLILHADHEQNCSTSTVRLVGSSLANLYGAISAGILALWGPRHGGANQEVLEMLEGIKKSGLSVKKIVEQAKDKNSSFRLNGFGHRVYKNFDPRAKIIKVACDKVLNKLGIKDPLLDIAKELEEAALNDPYFVERKLYPNVDFYSGIIYRALGIPTNMFTVMFAMGRLPGWIAQWKEMIEDPSLKIGRPRQIYTGPQEISYEAAKKQA, from the coding sequence ATGTCCGAAAAGGCAATTCTGAAAGTGGATGGAAAAGAGTTCGAACTTCCGATTTTAGTGGGAAGTGAAGACGAGAAGGCAATTGATATTACTAAACTCCGCCAATTGTCCGGTTATGTTACGATTGATTCCGGTTATTTAAATACAGGTGCTTGCACCAGTGATATTACCTTTCTCGATGGAGAAAAAGGAATCCTCCGTTACCGCGGAATTCCTATTGATGATTTGGCCGCTAAGTCTACCTTCACTGAAGTAGCTTATTTACTCATCTACGGCAAACTTCCAAACGACGCACAACTCAAAGAGTGGAATACATCCATCACCAATCACACAATGATCCATGAGGATCTCAAACGATTGTTCAACGGTTTTCCAAAAGACGGACACCCGATGGCGATCATGTCTTGTATGATGGGATGTTTGTCTACATACTACCAAGATAGTTATGATCCAATGAATGAGGAACACAGAGAAATCTCCATCATTCGTTTGCTTGCAAAGTTCCCAACAATTGCAGCTTATGCTTATAAAAAATCAATCGGACAACCGATCATTCATCCACTCAACGAATTGGACTATGCATCCAATTTTATGAATATGATGTTTGCGGTTCCTGCAGAAGACTATCATATCGATCCAGAAATTGTTTCTGCATTAAACTTACTTCTCATCCTTCACGCAGACCATGAACAAAACTGTTCTACATCTACTGTGCGTTTGGTGGGATCTTCCCTTGCAAACTTGTATGGTGCGATTTCAGCGGGAATCCTTGCTCTTTGGGGACCTCGTCACGGTGGTGCCAACCAAGAAGTATTGGAAATGTTGGAAGGAATTAAAAAAAGCGGACTCTCGGTTAAAAAAATCGTAGAACAAGCCAAAGACAAAAACTCCAGTTTCCGATTGAATGGATTTGGTCACCGAGTTTACAAAAACTTTGACCCTCGTGCTAAAATCATCAAAGTTGCTTGTGATAAAGTTCTAAACAAACTTGGGATCAAAGATCCACTTCTTGACATTGCGAAAGAATTGGAAGAAGCAGCACTCAATGATCCTTACTTTGTAGAAAGAAAACTCTATCCAAACGTAGACTTCTACTCAGGAATCATCTACCGTGCTCTTGGAATTCCTACCAATATGTTTACAGTGATGTTTGCTATGGGAAGACTTCCAGGTTGGATTGCGCAGTGGAAAGAGATGATTGAAGATCCTAGTTTAAAAATTGGCCGACCTCGCCAAATTTACACTGGTCCACAAGAGATCTCTTACGAAGCAGCAAAAAAACAAGCTTAA
- a CDS encoding class I SAM-dependent methyltransferase: MTKSYELLDSGDLSKLEIVGGYKLLRSSPTSAYGKATPEIWNDLHAQYVKNDSGAGHWNFQKKVPESFTIEFSNLTFKIKLTPFGHIGLFPEQETNWDRIREIGKKKQGLEVLNLFAYSGGSTLACLDAGMSVCHVDASKGMVDWARENAKLSGLDSKPVRWIVDDVMKFIRREIKRGKKYQGLILDPPSFGRGSKGEVWKIEENLSELMDALMELSDSKPEFVILSCHSQGFSPLTLERILSSRIKTKGVYQTSELFIPEKSGKKYPAGFCTFFSK, translated from the coding sequence ATGACAAAAAGTTACGAACTCCTGGATTCAGGTGACCTATCCAAATTAGAAATCGTTGGTGGTTACAAACTCCTACGTTCTTCCCCTACTTCTGCTTACGGAAAGGCGACTCCGGAAATTTGGAACGACCTTCATGCACAGTATGTTAAAAATGATTCCGGTGCGGGGCATTGGAATTTTCAAAAAAAAGTGCCAGAAAGTTTTACCATCGAGTTTTCAAATCTAACATTCAAAATCAAACTCACACCCTTTGGTCATATTGGTCTTTTCCCAGAACAAGAAACCAATTGGGATCGCATCCGAGAGATTGGTAAAAAGAAACAAGGCCTCGAAGTTTTAAACCTATTTGCTTATTCGGGAGGGTCTACCCTCGCCTGTCTCGACGCAGGGATGAGTGTTTGCCATGTCGATGCCTCCAAAGGGATGGTGGACTGGGCTCGGGAAAACGCAAAACTATCAGGACTCGATTCCAAACCCGTCCGATGGATTGTGGATGATGTCATGAAGTTCATTCGTCGAGAAATCAAACGCGGAAAAAAATACCAAGGCCTCATCCTGGATCCACCAAGTTTTGGCCGCGGTTCCAAAGGAGAGGTTTGGAAAATTGAAGAGAACTTAAGTGAGCTAATGGATGCTCTTATGGAACTCTCTGATTCCAAACCAGAATTTGTCATCCTCAGTTGCCATAGCCAAGGTTTTAGTCCTTTAACCTTAGAAAGGATTCTTTCTTCACGAATCAAAACCAAAGGTGTCTACCAAACCTCCGAGTTATTCATCCCGGAAAAATCAGGAAAAAAATATCCTGCTGGATTTTGTACTTTCTTCTCCAAATAA
- a CDS encoding SpoIIE family protein phosphatase, whose amino-acid sequence MKKTNPTKILFFILLSAFLFTNPLLSETQNDIGERIIHTNKFTYWIDPTSSVPLGSVLKTGEFSKITTDFVNFGFLEGTLWLKLDPKDFPDPAKYPLLLIQAHNIDSVELFHKHDGNTYIVSKSGHIQPVFQREIPHRNFVFRIGHERETILIAIRSEISLQFALVFTNQRNLQREDYITQWIYGLFFGSLGIIILYNLAIAFFVRDRNYFYYIGYVLFFGLGQLSLLGFWGYFFVPESYFWKRIGIPVFFSLCLFFFVLFTSNFLKLKVRVPKIARFYQVLGFFSLLNAMIALFGGISKASIGVSWLSVFICLSLLGVLIWGVYKRIRSFYYFGFAFVLLLLTCIVYGLLKFAILPSNPFLEEMLFPIASLADITLFAFALADRIQLLRQEKDIALAQVTSLRKERKISRDILMQSLPKTIPDVKNLQMQIYIQPMKDVGGDFYEYFSPNPYELGIVLCDVSGHGIPASLISAMGKVAFTTQKDNISSPKQVLEGMNRVLYGNCNPQYVTASYVYLNTSTKVWRFGRAGHPSAYLQRVGGEIIKVHPKGKIIGVFPEIQIEEITYKVEPKDRILILSDGVLESFNPEGEMYGEAGLLEFLKANREIPNHLFKVKLIQDLESFSKTEIKDWDDDLTFIFLELV is encoded by the coding sequence TTGAAAAAGACAAACCCAACCAAAATCCTCTTCTTCATTTTACTCTCGGCCTTCCTTTTTACAAACCCACTTCTATCTGAAACACAAAACGACATTGGGGAAAGGATCATCCACACCAATAAGTTTACTTACTGGATTGATCCCACCTCTTCTGTACCATTAGGTTCCGTTTTAAAAACAGGAGAATTTTCAAAAATCACAACTGACTTTGTAAACTTTGGATTTTTAGAAGGAACTCTTTGGTTGAAACTAGACCCAAAAGATTTTCCCGACCCAGCAAAATACCCCCTACTTCTCATTCAGGCACATAACATTGATTCCGTGGAATTATTCCACAAACACGATGGAAATACTTACATCGTATCTAAGTCAGGCCATATCCAACCCGTATTTCAAAGAGAGATCCCCCATAGAAATTTTGTATTTCGCATTGGTCATGAAAGAGAAACCATCCTCATTGCCATTCGGTCTGAAATTTCCTTACAGTTTGCTTTAGTTTTTACCAACCAAAGAAACCTCCAAAGAGAAGATTATATCACGCAGTGGATTTATGGACTATTTTTTGGAAGCCTTGGAATCATCATCTTATACAACCTCGCCATTGCATTCTTTGTCAGAGATAGAAACTATTTTTATTATATAGGATATGTTTTGTTTTTTGGCCTTGGCCAACTTTCGTTACTTGGATTCTGGGGATATTTTTTTGTTCCTGAGTCTTATTTTTGGAAACGGATCGGCATTCCTGTTTTTTTTAGTCTCTGCCTTTTTTTCTTTGTTCTTTTTACTTCTAATTTTTTAAAACTAAAAGTGCGAGTCCCTAAAATTGCTCGGTTCTACCAAGTGTTAGGATTTTTCTCACTGCTCAATGCCATGATTGCCTTGTTTGGTGGGATATCTAAAGCATCCATTGGTGTCAGTTGGTTGTCCGTTTTTATTTGTCTCAGTTTGCTTGGGGTTTTGATTTGGGGAGTTTACAAACGAATCCGATCCTTTTATTATTTTGGTTTTGCTTTTGTTTTATTACTCTTAACTTGTATTGTTTATGGATTACTCAAATTTGCAATCCTTCCTTCCAATCCATTTTTAGAAGAGATGTTATTTCCGATTGCTTCCCTTGCCGACATCACTCTATTTGCATTTGCCTTGGCAGATCGAATCCAACTCCTCCGCCAAGAAAAAGACATTGCCCTTGCCCAAGTCACAAGTCTCCGCAAAGAAAGAAAAATTTCTCGGGACATTCTCATGCAGTCTCTTCCGAAAACAATTCCTGATGTAAAGAACTTACAAATGCAAATTTATATCCAACCGATGAAGGATGTCGGAGGAGACTTCTACGAATACTTTTCACCAAACCCTTATGAGTTAGGAATTGTACTTTGTGATGTTTCGGGACATGGAATTCCGGCTTCACTGATTTCTGCTATGGGTAAGGTTGCTTTTACCACCCAAAAAGACAATATCTCCTCCCCCAAACAAGTTTTAGAAGGCATGAATCGCGTGTTATATGGGAACTGCAATCCGCAATATGTAACCGCTTCTTATGTATATCTGAATACATCCACAAAGGTATGGCGATTTGGAAGGGCAGGCCACCCGAGTGCTTACCTCCAAAGGGTGGGTGGTGAGATCATCAAAGTGCATCCCAAGGGGAAAATCATTGGAGTTTTTCCAGAAATCCAAATTGAAGAAATTACCTACAAGGTGGAACCCAAGGATCGAATTCTCATCTTAAGTGACGGGGTTTTGGAATCTTTTAATCCAGAAGGGGAAATGTATGGAGAAGCAGGACTTCTAGAATTTTTAAAAGCAAACCGCGAAATACCAAATCATCTTTTTAAAGTCAAACTCATCCAAGATTTAGAGTCATTTTCTAAAACAGAAATAAAAGACTGGGACGACGACCTAACCTTTATTTTTCTGGAATTGGTATGA
- a CDS encoding lytic transglycosylase domain-containing protein, with amino-acid sequence MRHFWLASRILLFFTTSLFAETDLQYLIKSHQWGQIENHFRNTNPSRESEVYSLIEFHEKSPNGDKEKRFRYLISLVRGVFVTESSEEEVRKILTQTMPFQTTIFKLSYWKLYTEITQRNYLTPAERIQYLNRLNLEEDPICRRLLDELVRLLAANNQWKDILDKINSVQESHRRYLLTGDTQYRYGKAKLILGDEKAAVEEWLSLLQRDGLSDSTVHLVAADWSKYKGSGSILQLAPSELTLLLPAISNNDKEALFRTRPELFSTRLAYYEGFKHLASILTKTGKINELFRVLRANKTFVDMDSAYIVSLADILYQQNKFQNAIELLKTFPGKDAGYYRVLAATYDRLGDREMYFENLILYLGKYPFNLFYQDRLIEYLVDRKGEKSNYAPLAKFERALAEIPNLPVKGRLVYWYLRALKENGETDKLKKELKRYYALCPGSYYTRVIREEFLSLIKEGNKPDNPTYNKEYLFEYLSYTAGIPEESYAILGRNLGFVYPKDSYELGNKLGGMSSRIQGHKLLNLAKEYFRLGEDSLGLGLVSFHVKRENLSEEEKDEILVGIGDLTYNTYYTAFHTRSLLKRHLIPDDPILLPTSLSVRMYPRPHQNIVSRYAQENDISEDKVYALMRQESFFKETATSRSNARGLMQIMPATGKELASRLGITSYSLYEPETSIRLGTKFLAYLLKSNGNELKWASIAYNGGPGNLRKWKKSVYTGDFNHFLEDLPYKESRDYCRIVVSNFYAYDIMKKYHKL; translated from the coding sequence ATGAGGCATTTTTGGTTAGCAAGTAGAATTCTTCTCTTTTTCACAACATCCCTATTTGCGGAAACTGACCTTCAATATTTAATCAAATCTCATCAGTGGGGACAAATCGAAAACCACTTTCGAAATACAAATCCTTCCCGGGAAAGTGAAGTTTATAGCCTGATCGAATTCCATGAAAAATCACCTAACGGGGACAAGGAGAAACGATTTCGGTATTTGATTTCCCTCGTTCGTGGTGTGTTTGTCACAGAATCCTCAGAAGAAGAAGTAAGAAAAATCCTGACACAAACCATGCCCTTCCAAACCACAATTTTTAAACTTAGTTATTGGAAGTTGTATACAGAAATCACACAAAGGAACTACCTCACCCCAGCCGAAAGAATCCAATACTTAAACCGATTGAATTTAGAAGAAGATCCCATTTGTCGTAGGTTACTCGATGAACTGGTTCGTCTCCTCGCAGCAAACAACCAATGGAAAGACATATTAGATAAAATTAATTCCGTCCAAGAATCTCACAGAAGATACCTTTTGACCGGGGACACTCAATACAGATATGGGAAAGCAAAACTTATCTTAGGTGATGAAAAGGCAGCGGTCGAAGAATGGTTGAGTTTATTACAAAGAGATGGACTTTCCGATTCTACGGTTCATTTGGTTGCCGCAGACTGGTCAAAATACAAAGGTTCTGGAAGTATATTACAACTGGCTCCATCCGAACTAACCTTATTACTTCCTGCCATTAGTAATAACGATAAAGAAGCCTTGTTTCGCACAAGACCCGAACTCTTTTCCACAAGACTTGCCTATTATGAAGGATTCAAACACCTCGCATCGATTTTAACAAAAACAGGAAAAATAAACGAACTTTTCCGTGTTTTACGAGCCAATAAAACCTTTGTAGATATGGATTCCGCTTATATTGTTAGCTTAGCTGATATTTTATACCAACAAAACAAATTCCAAAATGCCATTGAACTTTTAAAAACATTTCCAGGAAAAGATGCGGGTTATTACCGAGTCCTTGCTGCCACCTATGACAGATTGGGGGACCGTGAAATGTATTTTGAAAACCTAATTTTGTATTTAGGAAAGTATCCGTTTAATCTTTTTTACCAAGATCGTCTCATTGAATACCTAGTGGATCGAAAAGGAGAAAAATCAAATTATGCGCCGCTTGCAAAATTTGAAAGAGCACTCGCAGAAATCCCAAACCTTCCTGTCAAAGGCCGACTTGTGTATTGGTATTTACGTGCCCTAAAAGAAAATGGTGAAACTGACAAATTAAAAAAAGAACTCAAAAGATACTATGCCCTTTGTCCTGGTTCGTATTACACTCGGGTCATCCGCGAGGAATTTTTATCCCTCATCAAAGAAGGAAATAAACCTGACAATCCCACTTATAACAAAGAATATCTATTTGAATATTTATCTTATACGGCAGGGATCCCCGAAGAATCTTATGCCATCCTTGGTCGAAACTTAGGATTTGTGTATCCGAAAGATTCCTATGAACTGGGAAATAAACTGGGAGGGATGAGCTCAAGAATCCAAGGACACAAACTTCTGAATTTAGCCAAAGAATACTTCCGACTTGGCGAAGATAGTTTGGGACTGGGACTTGTTAGTTTTCACGTAAAACGGGAAAATCTTTCGGAGGAAGAAAAGGATGAAATTCTCGTAGGGATTGGTGACTTAACATATAATACGTATTACACGGCATTCCATACAAGATCCCTCTTAAAAAGGCATCTCATTCCCGATGACCCCATCCTTTTGCCAACTTCGCTCTCGGTACGAATGTATCCGAGACCCCACCAAAACATTGTCTCTCGTTATGCCCAAGAAAACGATATCTCTGAAGATAAAGTTTATGCTTTAATGCGCCAGGAATCCTTCTTTAAGGAAACGGCAACCTCAAGGTCGAATGCCCGGGGTCTCATGCAAATTATGCCAGCCACAGGTAAGGAACTGGCCTCTAGGTTGGGAATCACTTCCTATTCACTTTACGAACCAGAAACCTCCATCCGTTTGGGTACAAAATTTTTGGCCTATCTTTTGAAATCCAATGGAAACGAATTGAAATGGGCATCCATCGCTTACAACGGAGGCCCCGGAAATTTGCGAAAGTGGAAGAAGTCCGTTTACACGGGCGATTTTAACCATTTTTTGGAAGACCTTCCTTACAAAGAGTCGAGAGATTACTGTCGCATCGTGGTTTCGAATTTCTACGCATATGACATCATGAAAAAATACCATAAGTTGTAA
- a CDS encoding TrmH family RNA methyltransferase, translating to MPNRRQYITSFSNPKVKWVAGLKEKRNRDEEKKFFIEGYREIKKAITSNSNSPIPCLPVNITSLFISPECFLGENEEALINSVKCPIFELPRKIFEKISYRDRPDGLIAVAETPDAHVPWDKIKSIDTNPILIIEGVEKPGNLGTILRTAEGAGVGLVIVTDPRIDLFNPNVVRASTGTIFTLPVYIGDLKEVLTKFQSKGYKRYAVTPEGKTLYTSINMKEKSVFLFGSEQYGLSDDAKQLSDDTLHLPMLGEADSLNLAMSCGIVLYESIRQRNK from the coding sequence ATGCCAAATAGAAGACAATACATCACCAGTTTTTCCAATCCCAAGGTCAAATGGGTGGCTGGACTCAAAGAAAAAAGAAACCGTGATGAAGAAAAAAAATTCTTCATCGAAGGTTACCGCGAAATTAAAAAAGCAATCACAAGCAATTCGAACTCACCTATCCCTTGTTTGCCTGTAAACATAACAAGTCTCTTCATTTCCCCAGAATGTTTTTTAGGAGAAAATGAAGAGGCCCTCATAAACTCAGTTAAATGTCCTATCTTTGAACTTCCTCGTAAAATTTTTGAAAAAATTTCGTATAGGGATCGGCCTGATGGCCTTATCGCTGTGGCAGAAACTCCCGATGCCCATGTTCCTTGGGACAAAATCAAATCAATCGATACCAATCCCATCCTCATCATTGAAGGAGTGGAAAAACCGGGAAATCTTGGAACCATCCTCCGAACCGCAGAAGGTGCGGGTGTTGGCCTTGTGATTGTCACCGATCCAAGAATTGATCTTTTTAATCCCAATGTCGTTCGTGCAAGCACTGGAACTATTTTTACTTTGCCTGTTTATATCGGAGACTTAAAAGAAGTCCTTACAAAATTCCAATCCAAAGGGTACAAACGTTATGCGGTCACTCCTGAAGGAAAAACCCTGTATACTTCCATCAATATGAAAGAAAAGTCCGTATTTCTTTTTGGAAGTGAACAGTATGGTTTGAGTGATGATGCCAAACAACTTTCTGATGACACACTGCATTTGCCTATGCTCGGAGAGGCCGATTCACTGAACTTGGCCATGTCTTGCGGAATCGTTTTGTATGAATCCATCAGACAAAGAAACAAATGA